The proteins below are encoded in one region of Desulfovibrio sp. Huiquan2017:
- a CDS encoding DMSO/selenate family reductase complex A subunit, with translation MNKEKTTDAPAFGSVKRRSVLKWGAMLGSIAAVSGGGLFYGLKQANGEATKDEKTVWTSCNVNCGSRCLLRAHVTDGVLTRIETDNGGDETYGLHEIRACLRGRSMRRRLYAPDRLKYPMKRVGKRGEGKFERISWDEAFDEIAKRLKKTLDEYGNEAVYLSYATGNLGAVLSKSWPPSTSPVARLMNCMGGYLNHYGTYSTSQISVSLPYMYGGGWVNGNHINDVSQAQLAVFFGNNPAGTRMSGGGTVYDLLEAKKKGNTRVIVIDPRHTDTAAAAADEWIPIHPGTDAALVSGLAYVMISEGLADEDFIKRYTVGFSEDSMPEGVPAGNSYKSYIMGTGPDGTPKTPEWAASITGIPKERIIKLAREIAGAKPCFIVQGWGSQRHANGEHTSLAICALAVLTGNVGIQGGNTGAREGDSAVKFSAFPTLKNPVSTAISVFMWTDAIERGPEMTALADGVRGRDKLEVPIKFIWNFAGNCIINQHSDITTTRRILEDESKCETIVVIDNFLTSSARYADILLPGTANLEEDDFANGGKSAYLKYVIFAQKAVEPFFESRSVYDICAGVAKRMGVEQAFTEGRTRDQWLRKIYEDSRANLPTLPPTIEDAFKVGVYKEKIEGPTPVPYRAFREDPEANPLPTPSGKIELFSKKLWDIGQTWKLAKGDRIPALPEYLATWEGVGDPKRKDFPLQLIGHHYKQRTHSTYGNVDWLKQVAPQELWINPLDAERRGIKHGEMVKVFNDRGTVFIPAKVTMRIMPGVLSLPQGAWFTPGADGADHGGCVNMLTSQRPSPLSKGNPQHTNLVEVVKA, from the coding sequence ATGAACAAGGAAAAGACAACCGACGCCCCCGCATTCGGCAGCGTCAAGCGACGGAGCGTCCTCAAATGGGGCGCCATGCTGGGCAGTATAGCCGCCGTATCCGGCGGAGGGCTCTTCTACGGACTGAAACAAGCAAACGGCGAGGCCACCAAGGACGAAAAGACCGTCTGGACGTCATGCAACGTCAACTGCGGCAGCCGGTGCCTGCTGCGCGCCCATGTCACCGACGGCGTACTCACCCGCATCGAGACGGACAACGGCGGCGACGAGACCTATGGCCTGCATGAGATCCGGGCTTGCCTGCGCGGCCGCTCCATGCGCCGCCGCCTGTACGCCCCGGACCGGCTGAAATACCCCATGAAGCGCGTGGGCAAGCGCGGCGAAGGCAAGTTCGAGCGCATTTCCTGGGACGAAGCCTTTGACGAGATCGCCAAGCGGCTGAAGAAGACCCTTGATGAATACGGCAACGAAGCCGTCTATCTCAGCTACGCCACCGGCAACCTGGGTGCCGTACTGTCCAAGTCCTGGCCGCCGTCCACCAGTCCGGTGGCCCGGCTCATGAACTGTATGGGCGGGTACCTCAATCACTACGGTACCTACAGCACGTCGCAAATATCCGTATCCCTGCCTTACATGTACGGCGGGGGCTGGGTCAATGGCAACCACATCAACGACGTCTCCCAAGCCCAACTCGCGGTCTTCTTCGGCAACAACCCGGCCGGGACACGCATGAGTGGCGGCGGCACCGTATACGATCTGCTCGAAGCCAAGAAAAAGGGAAACACCCGCGTCATCGTCATTGATCCCAGGCACACCGACACCGCCGCGGCCGCCGCCGACGAATGGATTCCCATCCATCCCGGCACGGACGCCGCCCTGGTCAGCGGCCTCGCCTACGTCATGATCAGCGAGGGCCTGGCGGACGAAGACTTCATCAAGCGGTACACGGTGGGATTCTCCGAGGACTCCATGCCCGAAGGCGTTCCGGCCGGCAATTCCTACAAATCATACATCATGGGCACCGGCCCCGACGGCACGCCCAAGACGCCCGAATGGGCCGCGTCCATCACCGGCATTCCCAAGGAACGGATCATCAAGCTGGCCCGCGAGATCGCCGGAGCCAAGCCGTGCTTCATCGTCCAGGGATGGGGCTCCCAGCGCCACGCCAACGGCGAACACACCTCGCTCGCCATCTGCGCCCTGGCCGTTCTCACCGGCAACGTGGGCATCCAGGGCGGCAACACCGGAGCCCGTGAAGGCGACAGCGCGGTAAAGTTCAGCGCGTTCCCCACGCTGAAGAACCCCGTTTCCACGGCCATTTCCGTCTTCATGTGGACCGACGCCATCGAGCGCGGCCCCGAGATGACGGCCCTGGCCGACGGCGTGCGCGGCCGCGACAAGCTGGAAGTACCCATCAAGTTCATCTGGAACTTCGCGGGCAACTGCATCATCAACCAGCACTCCGACATCACCACCACCCGGCGCATCCTGGAAGATGAAAGCAAGTGCGAGACCATCGTGGTCATCGACAACTTCCTGACCTCCAGCGCCCGCTACGCCGACATCCTGCTCCCCGGGACCGCAAACCTGGAAGAGGATGACTTCGCCAACGGCGGGAAGAGCGCGTACCTCAAGTACGTCATCTTCGCCCAGAAGGCGGTCGAGCCCTTCTTCGAATCGCGTTCCGTGTACGACATCTGCGCCGGCGTGGCCAAGCGCATGGGCGTGGAACAGGCCTTCACCGAGGGGCGGACGCGCGACCAATGGCTGCGCAAGATCTACGAAGATTCCCGAGCGAACCTTCCGACCTTGCCCCCCACGATCGAAGACGCCTTCAAGGTCGGCGTGTACAAGGAAAAGATCGAGGGTCCGACCCCCGTGCCCTACCGGGCGTTCCGGGAAGACCCCGAAGCCAACCCGCTGCCCACGCCTTCCGGCAAGATTGAACTCTTCAGCAAGAAGCTGTGGGACATCGGACAAACCTGGAAATTGGCCAAGGGCGACCGCATTCCGGCGCTGCCGGAATACCTGGCCACCTGGGAAGGCGTCGGCGACCCCAAGCGGAAGGACTTCCCCCTCCAGTTGATCGGCCACCATTACAAGCAGCGCACGCACTCCACCTATGGCAACGTGGACTGGTTGAAGCAGGTCGCTCCGCAGGAGCTCTGGATCAACCCGCTGGATGCGGAAAGACGCGGCATCAAGCATGGCGAAATGGTGAAGGTGTTCAACGACCGGGGCACGGTCTTCATCCCGGCGAAGGTGACCATGCGCATCATGCCCGGCGTCCTCAGCCTGCCCCAGGGAGCCTGGTTCACGCCCGGTGCCGACGGGGCGGACCACGGCGGCTGCGTGAACATGCTGACCTCGCAGCGTCCCAGCCCGCTCTCCAAAGGCAATCCCCAGCACACCAACCTCGTCGAAGTCGTGAAGGCTTAA
- a CDS encoding ATP-binding protein, whose protein sequence is MPAAIICRKEFTEDLTLDKLSGMRIGVTVSDHFTKYLHERYPDGGYTIVPMVGGYIGGLRSLAVGDVDALICDMALASRYIANARISNLRIAGITNYSIELRIASRKDAPMLGNILRKGLSLVLPHERQVAEEEWLSLQYRPFWASRTFWFSVFAVCGVIFGSIVLILFWNRSLKRQVNQRTLTLSSINKVLLGSLDCRTAQEVMFRCLAEAKTMSASDQTSLCLIHKDRVMTRILSISGDDFVEDTTEHDDDSVELTPEQVAELEAGRHVRVSIENEAKQIVAVPLKADSSANQPVITVLRSRREYTDNEISLLTEVLFAFDEALQRKRTEISLHDKERQLQRVQRMEALGTLAGGIAHDFNNLLGVIVANGEMIELFHIDGNQALKSKTRAILTAAYRGRDLVSQILSFTSRGSEEARLINISPIIKEAVKFLKASLPASINIEYEIGKPEPPVRADPTQVHQVIMNLCTNSAHAMEDNGGTLSISLNMAEPPAGEDGKGMRSGNCLCLTVSDTGKGIPESIQERIFDPFFTTKTLGQGTGLGLAVVQGIVKAWGGFVWMNSTENKGTTFRIYIPSRADEPFDLPGQVLRRKLPGGTGTILFVDDEDELAESYSELLTSLGYKVHPVTDSRKALAMFEASPDGFDLVITDYNMPGLQGDKLAKQILAIRPDLPIILCTGYSHTFGEQDAKAIGIETFLNKPVELRSLATAVSRFLGPGDGLFNSNQR, encoded by the coding sequence GTGCCCGCCGCCATCATCTGCCGCAAGGAGTTCACCGAGGACCTGACGCTGGACAAACTCTCCGGCATGCGCATAGGCGTCACCGTCTCCGACCACTTCACCAAGTACCTGCACGAACGCTACCCCGACGGGGGCTACACCATCGTCCCTATGGTGGGCGGCTACATCGGCGGCCTCCGGTCGCTGGCGGTGGGCGACGTGGACGCCCTGATCTGCGACATGGCCCTGGCCTCGCGCTACATCGCCAACGCCCGCATCAGCAACCTGCGCATCGCGGGCATCACCAACTACTCCATCGAACTGCGCATCGCCTCGCGCAAGGACGCGCCCATGCTCGGCAACATCCTGCGCAAGGGGTTGAGTCTCGTCCTGCCGCATGAACGGCAGGTCGCGGAAGAGGAATGGCTGTCGCTCCAATACCGCCCCTTCTGGGCCAGCCGAACGTTCTGGTTCTCCGTATTCGCGGTCTGCGGCGTCATCTTCGGCAGCATCGTGCTGATCCTGTTCTGGAACCGAAGCCTCAAACGGCAGGTCAACCAGCGGACCCTGACCTTGAGCTCCATCAACAAGGTCCTGCTCGGGTCCCTGGACTGCCGGACCGCGCAGGAGGTCATGTTCCGCTGCCTGGCCGAGGCCAAAACCATGTCCGCAAGCGACCAGACCTCCCTGTGCCTGATCCACAAGGACCGGGTCATGACGCGCATTCTCTCCATTTCCGGCGACGACTTCGTCGAAGACACGACCGAGCACGACGACGATTCGGTCGAATTGACGCCGGAACAGGTCGCGGAGCTCGAAGCGGGGCGTCACGTCCGGGTGTCCATCGAGAACGAGGCCAAACAGATCGTGGCGGTTCCCCTCAAGGCTGATTCCAGCGCGAACCAGCCGGTGATCACCGTCCTGCGTTCGCGCCGGGAGTATACGGACAACGAGATCTCCCTGTTGACCGAGGTCCTCTTCGCGTTCGACGAGGCGCTCCAGCGGAAACGCACGGAAATCTCGCTGCACGACAAGGAGCGCCAGCTCCAACGGGTGCAGCGGATGGAAGCCCTCGGCACCCTCGCGGGCGGCATCGCCCACGACTTCAACAACCTGCTCGGCGTCATCGTGGCCAACGGCGAGATGATCGAACTCTTCCACATCGACGGCAACCAGGCGCTGAAGTCCAAGACGCGGGCCATTCTGACCGCCGCCTACAGGGGACGGGACCTGGTCAGCCAGATATTGAGCTTCACCAGCCGGGGCAGCGAAGAAGCGCGGCTCATCAACATAAGTCCGATCATCAAGGAGGCGGTAAAATTCCTGAAGGCGTCCCTCCCGGCCTCGATCAACATCGAATACGAGATCGGCAAGCCGGAACCGCCCGTGCGGGCCGACCCGACCCAGGTCCACCAGGTCATCATGAACCTGTGCACCAACTCGGCTCACGCCATGGAAGACAACGGCGGCACCCTCTCCATCAGCCTGAACATGGCCGAACCGCCGGCCGGAGAGGACGGCAAGGGCATGCGGAGCGGCAACTGCCTCTGCCTCACGGTGAGCGACACGGGCAAGGGCATCCCCGAAAGCATCCAGGAACGGATCTTCGACCCCTTCTTCACCACCAAGACCCTGGGGCAGGGCACAGGACTGGGCCTGGCCGTGGTCCAGGGCATCGTCAAGGCGTGGGGCGGATTCGTCTGGATGAACTCGACCGAAAACAAGGGAACGACATTCCGCATCTACATCCCGTCGCGCGCCGACGAGCCGTTCGACCTGCCCGGCCAGGTCCTGCGGCGCAAACTTCCCGGCGGGACGGGCACGATCCTCTTCGTTGACGACGAGGACGAATTAGCCGAATCCTACAGCGAACTGCTGACGAGCCTCGGCTACAAGGTCCACCCCGTCACCGACAGCCGGAAGGCGCTCGCCATGTTCGAGGCCTCCCCCGACGGCTTCGACCTGGTCATCACCGACTACAACATGCCCGGCCTGCAGGGAGACAAGCTGGCGAAACAGATTCTCGCCATCCGTCCCGACCTCCCGATCATCCTGTGCACGGGGTACAGCCACACCTTCGGCGAGCAAGACGCCAAGGCGATCGGCATCGAAACCTTTCTGAACAAGCCCGTCGAGCTGCGCAGCCTGGCCACGGCCGTCAGCCGGTTCCTCGGCCCGGGCGACGGCCTGTTCAACAGCAACCAGCGTTAA
- a CDS encoding molybdopterin-binding protein, whose amino-acid sequence MKVVPVENAVGMVLCHDMTRIVPDEYKGPAFRKGHVIAESDIPALLRIGKEHIYVLDMPPGKIHEDEAALRIAKAAAGPGLTLSSVCEGRVNMTAAPGLLDINVEALYEINAIEEIVLATMHSGTTFTAPRDVAGTRVVPLIVDEKKIERVETICAANYPVIQVRPLQSKSVGIVTTGSEIFHGRIKDKFGPVLNKKLGLLGSKAMGQTFVGDEVEATRDAILRFVADGADMIMVTGGMSVDPDDQTPAGIRATGAHVVTYGSPTFPGAMFLLAYLDDIPILGLPGCVMYYRASIFDLVVPRLLSGQRVTRSDIISLGHGGFCAGCDTCRYPLCSFGKHD is encoded by the coding sequence ATGAAGGTGGTTCCGGTTGAAAACGCCGTGGGCATGGTGCTCTGTCACGACATGACGCGCATCGTCCCGGACGAATATAAGGGCCCCGCCTTCCGCAAGGGACACGTGATCGCCGAAAGCGACATCCCCGCCCTGCTGCGGATCGGCAAGGAGCACATTTACGTACTGGACATGCCCCCAGGCAAGATCCACGAGGACGAGGCCGCCCTGCGCATCGCCAAGGCCGCCGCCGGCCCCGGGCTGACCCTGTCTTCCGTATGCGAGGGCCGCGTGAACATGACCGCCGCTCCAGGCCTGCTCGACATCAACGTCGAGGCCCTCTACGAAATCAACGCCATCGAAGAGATCGTACTGGCCACCATGCACAGCGGCACAACCTTCACCGCCCCGCGCGACGTGGCCGGGACTCGCGTGGTGCCCCTCATCGTGGACGAAAAGAAGATCGAACGCGTGGAGACCATCTGTGCCGCCAATTATCCGGTCATCCAGGTCCGGCCGCTGCAATCCAAGTCCGTGGGCATCGTAACCACCGGCAGCGAAATCTTCCACGGCCGCATCAAGGACAAGTTCGGCCCGGTGCTCAACAAAAAGCTCGGCCTCCTGGGATCGAAGGCCATGGGCCAGACCTTTGTCGGCGACGAGGTCGAGGCGACCCGCGACGCCATCCTGCGCTTTGTTGCCGACGGGGCCGACATGATCATGGTCACCGGCGGCATGTCCGTGGACCCGGACGACCAGACCCCGGCGGGCATACGGGCCACCGGCGCCCATGTGGTGACGTACGGGTCGCCCACCTTCCCCGGCGCCATGTTCCTGCTGGCCTATCTCGACGACATCCCCATCCTGGGGCTGCCCGGTTGCGTCATGTACTACCGGGCTTCCATCTTCGATCTCGTGGTGCCCCGGCTGTTGTCCGGACAACGGGTCACGCGCTCGGACATCATTTCCTTGGGGCATGGCGGATTCTGCGCCGGATGCGACACCTGCCGCTATCCGCTTTGTTCCTTTGGCAAACACGATTGA
- a CDS encoding sigma-54 dependent transcriptional regulator: MANVLIIDDDQPTCEALAELVRNIGHEADFALTARDGVAKAEGGDFDVVFLDIRLPDANGLSILPTLRQRQLPPEVIILTGLGDPDGAELAIRNGAWDYLQKPLSPKKILLPLQRVLKYRDTLRKHAKLPDTFDRCGIVGTSPAITNALEKLASAARSEASVLITGETGTGKELFAKALHNNSRRSSGPFIVVDCAAIPATLLESTLFGHVKGAFTGADRPSQGLVLKADKGTLFLDEIGEMSLDLQKRLLRVLQERRYRPVGANHEEESDFRMVAATHRNLGTMVDGGLFRQDLLYRLGAMVIELPPLRDRRDDIKELAECVIRRICAGYGVPPKTLTCEVVDVFTAYDWPGNVRELGNVLESSVANAYEMPELYVHNLPEQLRIRILKESMSRNDGGSACLADAPDETEIDNAIQADGEILPYKSFRQEVLTRAEQRYFTRLFEACDGNIKQASRLSGLGKSRLYAQLRKYGLEKD, translated from the coding sequence ATGGCAAACGTACTGATCATCGACGACGACCAACCGACCTGCGAAGCCCTGGCGGAACTCGTAAGAAACATCGGCCATGAAGCCGATTTCGCCCTGACCGCCCGGGACGGCGTAGCCAAGGCCGAAGGCGGGGATTTCGACGTCGTCTTTCTGGACATCCGACTGCCCGACGCCAACGGACTCAGCATTCTTCCGACCTTGCGGCAACGGCAACTTCCGCCCGAGGTCATCATACTGACCGGCCTCGGCGACCCGGACGGCGCGGAACTGGCCATCCGCAACGGCGCCTGGGATTACCTGCAAAAACCCCTGTCCCCCAAGAAGATTCTGCTCCCCCTGCAACGGGTCCTGAAATACAGGGACACGCTACGCAAGCACGCCAAGCTGCCCGACACCTTCGACCGGTGTGGCATCGTCGGAACCAGCCCGGCCATCACCAACGCCCTGGAGAAACTCGCCTCGGCCGCCCGGAGTGAAGCAAGCGTCCTGATCACCGGCGAAACCGGCACCGGCAAGGAGCTCTTCGCCAAGGCGCTGCACAACAACAGCCGCCGGTCCTCCGGCCCCTTCATCGTGGTCGATTGCGCGGCCATTCCGGCCACCTTGTTGGAAAGCACCCTCTTCGGCCACGTCAAGGGGGCCTTCACCGGTGCCGACAGACCCAGCCAGGGCCTGGTCCTCAAGGCCGACAAGGGAACGCTCTTCCTGGACGAAATCGGCGAGATGTCGCTCGACCTGCAAAAAAGGCTGCTGCGCGTCCTCCAGGAACGGCGGTACCGTCCGGTGGGGGCCAATCACGAGGAAGAAAGCGATTTCCGTATGGTAGCCGCAACCCACCGCAATCTTGGAACAATGGTTGACGGCGGCCTCTTTCGACAGGACCTCTTGTACCGCCTGGGGGCCATGGTCATCGAACTGCCGCCGCTGCGCGACCGGCGGGATGACATCAAGGAGCTCGCCGAATGTGTCATCCGGCGCATCTGCGCCGGATACGGCGTGCCGCCCAAGACGCTCACCTGCGAGGTCGTGGACGTCTTCACGGCCTACGACTGGCCGGGCAACGTCAGGGAACTGGGCAACGTCCTGGAGAGTTCCGTGGCCAACGCCTACGAGATGCCCGAGCTGTACGTCCACAACCTTCCCGAGCAACTGCGCATCCGCATACTCAAGGAGTCCATGTCCAGAAACGACGGCGGCTCGGCATGCCTTGCCGACGCCCCCGATGAAACGGAGATCGACAACGCAATCCAGGCGGACGGAGAGATATTGCCCTACAAGTCGTTCCGGCAGGAGGTGCTGACCCGGGCGGAGCAGCGCTATTTCACTCGGCTCTTCGAAGCGTGCGACGGCAACATCAAGCAGGCATCCCGGCTCTCCGGGCTGGGCAAAAGCCGCCTGTACGCGCAACTGCGAAAGTACGGCCTGGAAAAGGATTGA
- a CDS encoding molybdopterin-dependent aldehyde oxidoreductase, producing the protein MMKKTLMVNGVSRMVVARSTDLLADVLRKSLGLTSVKIGCGQGQCGSCSIILDGKLVRSCTRKMGRVPEGAVITTLEGIGTPQTLHPIQMAWMVHGAAQCGFCTPGFIVSTYALLESNPAPTRAEVRDWFQKYRNVCRCTGYKPLVDAVMAAAEVMRGDRPFSDLEFKLPEDGRIWGTKYPRPSAVAKVTGTWDFGADLGLKLPDDTLHCALVQAEVSHANIKSIDVTEAEKMPGVYKVVTHKDIKGKNRITGLITFPSNKGDGWDRPILCDEKVFQYGDAIAIVCADTEDHAHDAVAKVKVELEQLPEYMSAQAAMSDDAIEIHPGTPNVYYTQKVAKGEDTAPIFDKADVVLEGDYYTQRQPHMPIEPDVGFAYTDENGKLFIHSKSIGVHLHLFMIAPGLGVEPENMALVQNPTGGTFGYKFSPTMEALVGAATLATGHPVFMRYNWYQQQTYTGKRSPQFTTVRMAATKDGQLLGLESDWTVDHGPYSEFGDLLTLRGAQFIGAGYNIPAIRGEGRTVCTNHCWGAAFRGYGGPEAEFPSEVLMDELAEKLGMDPLELRYRNVYREGSTTPTGQDPEVYSLPEMIDIARPKYEEAKKKAAANSTAEVKRGVGVALGIYGSGLDGPDTAEVDSELNADGTVTIYSCWGDHGQGADMGTLGTAHEALRPLNLGPNQIRLVMGDSSLAPNAGPAGGSRSQVMVGGATKNACDQLVAAMKKPDGSFRTYDEMVAEKLELRYNGKFTAPANDCDENGQGNPFCCYMYGVFLAEVAVDVATGKTTVEKMTMVADVGTVNNYLVVDGQIYGGLAQGIGLALTEDYEDIKKHSTMAGAGIPYIKDVPDDMEIIYVESPRPDGPFGASGVGEVPLCGPHPAIINAIYNACGVRIRELPAYPEKVLAGLKAL; encoded by the coding sequence CTGATGAAGAAGACACTGATGGTAAACGGCGTCAGCCGCATGGTGGTGGCCAGATCCACCGACCTGCTGGCGGACGTCCTCCGAAAAAGCCTTGGATTGACGAGCGTCAAGATAGGTTGCGGGCAGGGGCAATGCGGCTCCTGCAGCATCATTCTCGACGGCAAACTGGTACGTTCCTGCACCCGCAAAATGGGCCGCGTCCCCGAGGGCGCGGTGATCACCACCCTGGAAGGCATTGGCACGCCCCAGACGCTGCACCCCATCCAGATGGCCTGGATGGTCCACGGCGCCGCCCAGTGCGGGTTCTGCACGCCCGGCTTTATTGTTTCGACCTACGCCCTGCTGGAGAGCAACCCCGCTCCCACGCGCGCCGAGGTCCGCGACTGGTTCCAGAAGTACCGCAATGTCTGCCGGTGCACCGGCTACAAACCCCTGGTGGACGCCGTGATGGCCGCCGCCGAAGTCATGCGCGGCGACCGGCCCTTCTCCGACCTGGAATTCAAGCTTCCCGAGGACGGCCGCATCTGGGGCACCAAGTACCCGCGCCCCTCGGCCGTGGCCAAGGTCACCGGCACCTGGGACTTCGGTGCGGACCTCGGGCTCAAGCTGCCCGACGACACCCTGCATTGCGCCCTGGTCCAGGCCGAGGTCTCCCACGCGAACATCAAATCCATCGACGTGACCGAAGCCGAGAAGATGCCCGGCGTGTACAAGGTCGTCACCCACAAGGACATCAAGGGCAAAAACCGCATCACCGGCCTGATTACCTTCCCGAGCAACAAGGGCGACGGCTGGGACCGTCCCATCCTGTGCGATGAGAAGGTCTTCCAATATGGCGACGCCATCGCCATCGTCTGCGCCGACACCGAGGACCACGCCCACGACGCCGTGGCCAAGGTCAAGGTGGAGCTGGAACAACTGCCCGAGTACATGAGCGCCCAAGCGGCCATGTCCGACGACGCCATCGAGATCCACCCCGGCACGCCCAACGTCTACTACACCCAGAAAGTGGCCAAGGGCGAAGACACCGCGCCCATTTTCGACAAGGCCGACGTGGTCCTGGAAGGCGACTACTACACCCAACGCCAGCCGCACATGCCCATCGAGCCGGACGTCGGATTCGCCTACACGGATGAGAACGGCAAGCTGTTCATCCACTCAAAGTCCATCGGCGTGCATCTGCATCTGTTCATGATCGCCCCCGGCCTGGGCGTGGAGCCCGAGAACATGGCTCTGGTGCAGAACCCCACGGGCGGCACCTTCGGCTACAAGTTCTCGCCCACCATGGAGGCCCTGGTCGGCGCGGCGACCCTGGCCACCGGGCACCCGGTCTTCATGCGCTACAACTGGTATCAACAGCAGACCTACACCGGCAAACGCTCCCCGCAATTCACCACCGTGCGCATGGCCGCCACCAAGGACGGCCAATTGCTCGGCCTGGAATCCGACTGGACCGTGGATCACGGCCCCTATTCCGAATTCGGCGACCTGCTGACCCTGCGCGGCGCTCAATTCATCGGAGCGGGCTACAACATCCCGGCCATCCGTGGCGAGGGACGCACCGTCTGCACCAACCACTGCTGGGGTGCGGCCTTCCGTGGCTACGGCGGCCCAGAGGCGGAATTCCCCTCCGAGGTGCTGATGGACGAACTGGCCGAAAAGCTGGGCATGGACCCGCTGGAACTGCGTTACAGGAACGTCTACCGGGAGGGTTCCACCACGCCCACCGGCCAGGATCCGGAGGTCTATTCCCTGCCCGAGATGATCGACATCGCGCGGCCCAAGTACGAAGAGGCCAAGAAGAAGGCCGCCGCCAACTCCACCGCCGAGGTCAAACGCGGCGTGGGCGTGGCCCTCGGCATCTACGGCTCCGGCCTGGACGGCCCGGACACCGCCGAGGTGGATTCCGAACTCAACGCGGACGGCACCGTGACCATCTACTCCTGCTGGGGCGACCACGGCCAGGGCGCGGACATGGGCACCCTGGGCACGGCTCACGAGGCCTTGCGCCCGCTGAACCTCGGCCCGAACCAGATTCGCCTGGTCATGGGCGATTCCAGCCTGGCGCCCAACGCGGGCCCGGCCGGGGGCAGCCGCTCCCAGGTCATGGTCGGCGGGGCCACCAAGAACGCCTGCGACCAGTTGGTGGCGGCCATGAAAAAGCCCGACGGCTCCTTCCGCACCTATGACGAGATGGTGGCCGAGAAACTGGAGCTGCGCTACAACGGCAAGTTCACGGCGCCCGCCAACGACTGCGACGAGAACGGCCAGGGCAATCCCTTCTGCTGCTACATGTACGGCGTGTTCCTGGCCGAGGTGGCCGTGGACGTGGCCACCGGCAAGACCACGGTGGAAAAGATGACCATGGTGGCCGACGTGGGCACGGTCAACAACTACCTGGTGGTGGACGGCCAGATCTACGGCGGCCTGGCCCAGGGCATCGGCCTGGCCCTGACCGAGGACTACGAGGACATCAAGAAGCACTCCACCATGGCCGGCGCGGGCATCCCCTACATCAAGGACGTCCCGGACGACATGGAGATCATCTACGTCGAATCCCCGCGCCCCGACGGCCCCTTCGGCGCTTCCGGCGTGGGCGAGGTCCCGCTGTGCGGCCCGCACCCGGCGATCATCAACGCCATCTACAACGCCTGCGGCGTGCGCATCCGCGAATTGCCCGCCTATCCCGAAAAGGTGCTGGCGGGCCTCAAGGCCCTGTAG
- a CDS encoding transporter substrate-binding domain-containing protein: protein MTMRRPTAILLALLAFAILAGCALLEGESPLTPEERRWVKDHPDGVKVGVGLHYPPYETFDLNGSYQGLSADFISLISEKTGLEFKPVRFRNRQETLKALLSGEVQVMAALEMTPSSARIWISRSRTSACPPPSSAARSSPRT, encoded by the coding sequence ATGACAATGCGACGCCCGACCGCCATTCTTCTCGCCCTGCTGGCCTTCGCGATCCTGGCGGGATGTGCCCTCCTCGAAGGCGAGAGCCCGCTCACCCCCGAAGAACGCCGATGGGTCAAGGACCACCCGGACGGCGTGAAGGTCGGCGTGGGCCTGCACTACCCGCCCTACGAGACCTTCGACCTCAACGGCTCGTACCAGGGGTTGAGCGCCGACTTCATCAGCCTCATCAGCGAAAAGACGGGGCTCGAATTCAAGCCCGTGCGTTTCCGCAATCGCCAGGAGACCCTCAAGGCGCTCCTGTCGGGAGAGGTCCAGGTGATGGCCGCCTTGGAGATGACCCCCAGCTCCGCGAGGATCTGGATTTCACGCAGCCGTACATCAGCGTGCCCGCCGCCATCATCTGCCGCAAGGAGTTCACCGAGGACCTGA